The Antennarius striatus isolate MH-2024 chromosome 11, ASM4005453v1, whole genome shotgun sequence genome window below encodes:
- the LOC137603324 gene encoding very long chain fatty acid elongase 6-like: MMNESQLDPLLAEFGFERRFDQRRAIEWMQANWSAAFMFSALYAALVFGGQRYMKLRPKMHLRRPLVLWSLSLALFSIIGAVRTGRYMFHILSIGGFRRSICDQSFYSGPVSRFWAYAFVLSKAPELGDTAFIVLRKQRLLFLHWYHHITVLLYSWYSYKDMVAGGGWFMTMNYGVHALMYSYYAMRAAGLHVPRPFAVLITSAQICQMVMGLTVSTLVYRWMQQGDCPSHLDNVAWATVMYLSYLLLFSNFFYHAYLRRHGKAD, translated from the exons ATGATGAACGAGTCCCAGCTAGACCCGCTGCTCGCTGAGTTCGGCTTCGAGCGGCGCTTCGACCAGAGACGCGCCATCGAGTGGATGCAGGCGAACTG GAGTGCAGCGTTCATGTTCAGCGCTCTCTACGCCGCCCTGGTGTTTGGGGGTCAGCGCTACATGAAACTACGACCCAAGATGCACCTGCGGCGGCCGCTCGTCCTCTGGTCGCTGAGCCTCGCGCTCTTCAG caTCATCGGGGCGGTCCGGACCGGACGCTACATGTTCCACATCCTGAGCATCGGCGGCTTCCGGCGCTCCATCTGTGACCAGAGCTTCTACAGCGGGCCCGTCAGCAGGTTCTGGGCGTACGCCTTCGTCCTGAGCAAAGCCCCCGAGCTGG GCGACACGGCCTTCATCGTGCTGAGGAAGCAgcggctcctcttcctccactggTACCACCACATCACGGTGCTGCTCTACTCCTGGTACTCCTACAAAGACATGGTCGCCGGCGGCGGTTGGTTCATGACCATGAACTACGGCGTCCACGCCCTCATGTACAGCTACTACGCCATGCGCGCCGCCGGGCTGCACGTGCCACGCCCCTTCGCCGTCCTCATCACCAGCGCTCAGATCTGCCAGATGGTGATGGGGCTGACGGTCAGCACGTTGGTTTACCGTTGGATGCAGCAGGGCGATTGCCCCTCCCACCTGGACAACGTTGCCTGGGCGACGGTGATGTACCTGAGCTACCTCCTGCTCTTCTCCAACTTCTTCTACCACGCCTACCTGCGTCGCCACGGCAAGGCGGACTAG
- the aifm2 gene encoding ferroptosis suppressor protein 1, which yields MGGGASVPDGVHVVVVGGGFGGVAAAQQLKRRGFSFTLIDMRDAFHHNVAALRASVRPGFAQTTFIPFADTFGDSFVQGRVVGVATDRQTVLLEGGAEIQYSHLILCTGSDGPFPGRFNAVAAHRSAVRAYDELVAQVQAADSVLVIGGGSTGVEMAAEIKTEYPEKKVVLVHSRAALADPELRPDVRQQAKEVLLEKGVELLLGHKVSNQSELQLNVCRKNVIVVTDKGDQLTSDLIISCTGLKVNTGAYAADLSSCLASNGALKVNAHLQVDGFANVFAVGDCADVNEPKMAYHAELHAAVAVSNIANSLGGKELTSYHTGNITMLLAMGPDDGVGQFNGFQLPRCVVRLGKSRDLLLWKSWKGMKQKQPVM from the exons atggggggcggggcctctgtGCCTGATGGTGTACACGTTGTGGTTGTGGGCGGCGGCTTCGGCGGCGtggctgcagctcagcagcTGAAACGTCGCGGATTCAGCTTCACCCTGATCGACATGAGAGACGCGTTTCATCACAACGTGGCGGCGCTGAGAGCGTCGGTTCGGCCTG GCTTTGCTCAGACGACCTTCATCCCGTTCGCCGACACGTTTGGCGACAGCTTCGTCCAGGGCCGCGTTGTGGGCGTCGCCACCGACAGGCAGACGGTGCTGCTGGAGGGCGGGgcg gagatcCAGTACTCCCACCTCATCCTGTGCACCGGCAGCGACGGTCCGTTTCCTGGGAGGTTCAACGCCGTGGCGGCACATCGGAGCGCCGTCCGGGCGTACGACGAGTTGGTCGCTCAG GTGCAGGCAGCAGACTCGGTGCTGGTCATTGGGGGCGGGTCCACCGGGGTGGAGATGGCTGCTGAGATCAAGACGGAGTATCCAGagaaaaag GTGGTTCTGGTCCACTCCCGGGCGGCGCTGGCCGACCCAGAGCTGCGACCCGACGTCCGTCAGCAGGCCAAAGAGGTGCTACTGGAGAAAGGGGTGGAGCTACTGCTAG gtcacAAAGtttccaaccaatcagagctgcagCTGAACGTCTGTCGGAAGAACGTCATCGTCGTCACGGATAAAGGAGATCAGCTGACCTCCGATCTGATCATCAGCTGCACCGGGTTAAAGGTCAACACTGGAGCGTACGCAGCGGAcctgt CCAGCTGTCTGGCGAGTAACGGCGCCCTGAAGGTCAACGCCCACCTGCAGGTCGACGGCTTTGCCAACGTCTTTGCCGTCGGCGACTGCGCCGACGTCAACGAGCCCAAGATGGCGTACCATGCTGAGCTGCACGCCGCCGTTGCCGTTAGCAATATCGCTAACAGCCTGGGCGGGAAGGAGTTAACCTCCTATCACACAG GCAACATCACCATGTTGCTAGCAATGGGTCCGGACGACGGCGTGGGCCAGTTCAACGGGTTCCAGCTGCCGCGGTGCGTCGTCCGCCTGGGGAAGAGTCGCGATCTGCTGCTGTGGAAGAGCTGGAAGGGCATGAAGCAGAAACAACCGGTCATGTGa
- the psda gene encoding PH and SEC7 domain-containing protein 1 isoform X2, protein MRAEAESAEEAEEDSAFRTQPCPLGNLSLSSIDTSPKPWASRGRVKEEEEDEGEGKEEEEEGEGKDEEEEEEEGGVARWASVRMLGDRQRWKTGGTTDDEPFGPVRQGPVEASPRTHGGLKSPISLGSPRRPSDNHLDSFSRHFESIMESHRAKGTSYSSLDSVDLLTSGSTSVFTFDLPTLTPEIQSQICDSAKQIIELSFAPLARLDASAASDDVSRSEITLSASGAGPHNDGSGGEPPVRSRSEKDSRRRPILKDGFRKAMSVPSLHGAPRERPVNRPPELLYPQADVAERLALGGSDDALANGMKADLQAAKRLAKRLYNLEGFRKSDVAPHLSKNNVFSQMVAEEYLNNFNFSGLTIDQALRAFLGKFSLMGETQERERVLVQFSRRYRQGNPESETSEDSVHTLTCAVMLLNTDLHGNNVGKRMSCSQFISNLEGLNEGKDFPKDLLKALYTSIKNEKLQWTIDEEEVRTSELPDVRTDSASHTMKRLGSGGNPLVGVAQQTDSELYKSGFLVRKVHADPDGKRTPRGKRGWKSFYAMMKGLVLYLQKDEYRAERELTEEDVKNAVSVHHSLAMRAADYSKRANVFYLRTADWRVFLFQAPNAEQMQSWITRINVVAAMFSAPPFPAAIGSQKRFSRPLLPGSNTKLSQEEQVKSHENRFRAVSSELADLAVATPERKVKGRELEEHKLRQEYLEFEKTRYGTYAMLLRAKLSSGDEDLSAFEARLFDDGGLQRAHSSPTLPQEAASKEKPGVHKKSKSLKVTSTTSRSGGDAEKGSKKKNGGGNNQRPELQKQEEAP, encoded by the exons ATGCGGGCGGAGGCGGAGTCAGCcgaggaggcggaggaagaCTCCGCCTTTCGAACTCAACCCTGCCCCCTGGGAAATTTGAGCCTCAGTTCCATCGACACCTCCCCCAAACCCTGGGCCAGTCGGGGGAGggtgaaggaggaagaagaggatgagggggagggaaaggaggaagaggaggagggggagggaaaggacgaagaggaggaggaggaggaaggtggggTGGCGAGGTGGGCCAGCGTGAGGATGCTGGGAGATCGACAGAGATGGAAAACCGGCGGGACGACGGACGACGAGCCGTTCGGTCCGGTGCGGCAGGG GCCGGTGGAGGCGTCGCCTCGGACCCACGGGGGCCTGAAGTCGCCCATCTCCCTGGGGAGCCCCCGCCGGCCCTCCGACAACCACCTGGACTCCTTCAGCCGCCATTTTGAAAGCATCATGGAGTCCCACCGCGCCAAAGGCACGTCCTACAGCAGCCTGGACAGCGTCGACCTGCTGACCTCCGGATCCACGTCGGTGTTCACCTTCGACCTGCCCACCCTGACGCCAGAGATCCAG AGTCAGATCTGCGACAGCGCCAAGCAGATCATCGAGCTGAGCTTCGCCCCGCTGGCCCGCCTGGACGCGTCGGCCGCGTCCGACGACGTGTCGCGATCCGAAATCACTCTCAGCGCCTCGGGGGCGGGGCCCCACAACGACGGCAGCGGCGGCGAGCCTCCGGTTCGATCCAGGTCGGAGAAAGACTCGAGGCGTCGACCCATCCTGAAAGACGGCTTCCGCAAGGCGATGTCGGTCCCGTCGCTCCACGGCGCCCCCAG GGAGCGGCCGGTGAACCGCCCCCCGGAGCTGCTCTACCCACAGGCCGATGTGGCAGAGCGCCTGGCGCTTGGCGGCAGCGACGACGCGCTGGCCAATGGCATGAAGGCGGACCTGCAGGCCGCCAAGCGTCTCGCCAAACGCCTCTACAACCTGGAAGGATTCAGGAAGTCCGATGTGGCTCCACACCTGAGCAAGAA TAACGTCTTCAGCCAGATGGTGGCGGAGGAATATCTGAACAACTTTAACTTCTCAGGTCTGACCATCGATCAGGCCCTCAG GGCGTTTCTGGGAAAATTCTCTCTGATGGGAGAAACTCAGGAACGAGAACGAGTCCTGGTCCAGTTCTCCAGGAGGTACCGGCAGGGGAACCCGGAGAGCGAGACCTCTGAag acAGCGTCCACACGCTGACCTGTGCTGTGATGCTGCTGAACACGGACCTTCATGGAAAC aatgtgGGGAAGAGGATGTCTTGCAGTCAGTTCATCTCCAACCTGGAAGGTCTCAACGAAGGAAAGGACTTCCCCAAAGATCTGCTgaag GCTCTCTACACCTCCATCAAGAACGAGAAACTCCAGTGGACCAT cgatgaagaggaggtgaggacGTCAGAGCTGCCTGACGTCCGGACAGACTCCGCCTCCCACACCATGAAGCGGCTGGGGAGTGGCGGAAACCCGCTGGTGGGCGTCGCCCAGCAGACCGACAGCGAGCTCTACAAGAGCGGCTTCCTGGTCCGCAAAGTCCACGCCGACCCCGACGGCAAGAGAA CTCCGCGGGGGAAACGGGGATGGAAGTCGTTCTACGCCATGATGAAGGGTCTGGTGCTCTACCTGCAGAAG gACGAGTACCGTGCGGAGCGCGAGCTGACGGAGGAGGACGTGAAGAACGCCGTGTCCGTCCATCACTCCCTCGCCATGAGGGCCGCCGACTACAGCAAGCGAGCCAACGTGTTCTACCTGAGGACGGCGGACTGGAGGGTGTTCCTGTTCCAGGCGCc GAACGCGGAACAGATGCAGTCTTGGATCACGCGCATCAACGTGGTGGCGGCCATGTTTTCGGCGCCGCCGTTTCCCGCGGCGATCGGCTCCCAGAAACGCTTCAGCCGTCCGCTGCTGCCGGGGTCCAACACCAAACTGTCCCAG GAGGAGCAGGTCAAATCCCACGAGAATCGCTTCAGGGCGGTTTCCTCCGAGCTGGCCGACCTCGCCGTCGCCACGCCCGAGAGGAAGGTGAAAGGTCGCGAGCTGGAGGAGCACAAACTCCGACAGGAGTACCTGGAGTTTGAG AAAACGCGCTATGGGACGTACGCCATGCTGCTGCGAGCCAAGCTGTCGAGTGGCGACGAGGACCTGTCGGCCTTCGAGGCGCGGCTGTTTGACGACGGCGGCCTGCAGAGGGCGCACTCCAGCCCCACGCTGCCTCAGGAGGCGGCGAGCAAAGAGAAGCCCGGCGTCCACAAGAAGTCCAAAAGCCTGAAGGTCACGTCCACGACCTCAAGGAGCGGCGGCGACGCCGAAAAGGGAAGCAAGAAGAAGAACGGCGGCGGCAACAACCAGCGGCCGGAGCTGCAGAAGCAGGAAGAGGCGCCGTAA
- the psda gene encoding uncharacterized protein psda isoform X1: protein MSQAGKVLHLYVEVRSVAEDEGKVSGKSDDGVGHLMLQCPDVLPHSHRSSAHSSPNRSPQLSPVSRSQSEAGSRSSSRSKSSSRHSVSFQLQNHDSGGSPSQVHQQDVLYDGFGQLLQVLSPEMPRSGQHDSMGLTCSTPISPSSTSSEELTVPSTRFGSYRCYDVPPEREQGKTSVVTFGYIEKGNVHATGGRRTSMCQSEIDHPFNRMDRQLLPHQKRLSDPLWYHDQPGQSNPYSGYPYPTQSRSLHCSPHMRRATLGTVAQNSTHKALEDFGSPELRRRFAVRREEDGSPTLPKHSESPCCRSWTGSPVLPRSTLTLPSKSQLDRGHNLVNGLPRSPASDRLCAHTGYSSHSTSPSSTLHSHSLPQRPWLGNESPRMPSKFNPHLPAGRPTEIQHGIPSIIYHTSNPSRTLYQSSHCNGSPTNGRRRISPSSNAEMASRLAVEAAKMSNVFAGRRTPSPLPSRAESGRSGSLKTVQGGSASSCGQSSTDSLEEDLLNYRRKTDKAIPQTGPGHVSPHLLSHRVPSTPTSLALPSRSDHETSVPLQQRNPSPGTDLSTQHLYQPPQYTRNSKSNTTEQRQYDHLFERHSPELSRRLHSCQNAELSPVSWTSRHQEWKEVTPMQHGNDIYKHSKRLNTPTKEECRWKTFTEGLLTPAPREDPQDHSTGTGPASQSSSGVTGSMADSSQLDRNESLSPETSSQSSQNTGDNGSGIQSDGGSATTPTSRSQRIAQAKWDFLFGEPVESRCCKDAPPTTPPISSSPSRIPPSSLHLKPANQSRGQKLSHHKVQQIEVDLVTSDPRSVASKSGVIRQTIKYSETDLDAVPLRCYRETDLDEVMRAEAESAEEAEEDSAFRTQPCPLGNLSLSSIDTSPKPWASRGRVKEEEEDEGEGKEEEEEGEGKDEEEEEEEGGVARWASVRMLGDRQRWKTGGTTDDEPFGPVRQGPVEASPRTHGGLKSPISLGSPRRPSDNHLDSFSRHFESIMESHRAKGTSYSSLDSVDLLTSGSTSVFTFDLPTLTPEIQSQICDSAKQIIELSFAPLARLDASAASDDVSRSEITLSASGAGPHNDGSGGEPPVRSRSEKDSRRRPILKDGFRKAMSVPSLHGAPRERPVNRPPELLYPQADVAERLALGGSDDALANGMKADLQAAKRLAKRLYNLEGFRKSDVAPHLSKNNVFSQMVAEEYLNNFNFSGLTIDQALRAFLGKFSLMGETQERERVLVQFSRRYRQGNPESETSEDSVHTLTCAVMLLNTDLHGNNVGKRMSCSQFISNLEGLNEGKDFPKDLLKALYTSIKNEKLQWTIDEEEVRTSELPDVRTDSASHTMKRLGSGGNPLVGVAQQTDSELYKSGFLVRKVHADPDGKRTPRGKRGWKSFYAMMKGLVLYLQKDEYRAERELTEEDVKNAVSVHHSLAMRAADYSKRANVFYLRTADWRVFLFQAPNAEQMQSWITRINVVAAMFSAPPFPAAIGSQKRFSRPLLPGSNTKLSQEEQVKSHENRFRAVSSELADLAVATPERKVKGRELEEHKLRQEYLEFEKTRYGTYAMLLRAKLSSGDEDLSAFEARLFDDGGLQRAHSSPTLPQEAASKEKPGVHKKSKSLKVTSTTSRSGGDAEKGSKKKNGGGNNQRPELQKQEEAP from the exons ATGTCTCAGGCAGGTAAAGTTCTCCACCTGTACGTTGAGGTGAGGTCTGTTGCTGAGGACGAAGGGAAGGTGTCGGGCAAAAGTGATGACGGGGTCGGTCACCTGATGCTTCAGTGCCCCGACGTCCTCCCGCACTCTCACAGAAGCTCTGCCCACTCCAGCCCCAACCGCAGTCCACAACTCTCTCCGGTCTCTCGCAGCCAAAGTGAGGCTGGAAGCCGCAGTTCGTCCCGCTCCAAGTCCTCTTCCAGGCACTCAGTCAGCTTCCAACTCCAAAACCATGATTCTGGAGGGTCTCCCAGCCAGGTCCACCAGCAGGATGTGTTGTATGACGGTTTTGGGCAACTGCTTCAAGTGCTCTCACCTGAAATGCCCCGCTCAGGGCAACATGACTCAATGGGACTCACTTGTTCCACTCCTATCTCTCCATCGTCCACATCCTCGGAGGAGCTGACTGTCCCGTCTACTCGCTTCGGTAGCTACAGATGTTATGATGTCCCCCCGGAGCGCGAGCAGGGAAAGACATCTGTGGTGACTTTTGGATACATAGAGAAAGGTAACGTTCACGCCACAGGGGGCCGCCGAACCTCCATGTGCCAAAGTGAGATTGACCATCCCTTCAACAGGATGGACAGGCAGCTGTTGCCTCACCAGAAGAGACTGAGTGACCCACTGTGGTACCATGATCAGCCAGGGCAGAGCAATCCTTACTCCGGCTACCCCTACCCAACTCAAAGTAGGTCCCTACACTGTTCACCCCACATGCGGAGGGCTACCCTGGGTACTGTAGCCCAAAATTCCACTCATAAAGCCTTGGAAGACTTTGGATCTCCAGAGCTCAGGCGCAGATTTGCTGTTCGCAGAGAAGAGGATGGTAGCCCGACCCTGCCAAAGCACTCTGAGTCCCCCTGCTGCCGGTCCTGGACGGGTTCGCCCGTCCTGCCCCGGAGCACTCTCACACTGCCATCCAAGTCCCAGCTGGACCGAGGTCACAATTTGGTGAATGGACTTCCAAGAAGTCCTGCATCTGACCGTCTGTGTGCTCACACTGGGTATTCCTCCCATTCAACCAGTCCGTCTTCAACTCTTCACTCTCATAGCTTGCCCCAGAGGCCATGGTTGGGCAATGAGAGCCCCAGAATGCCCAGCAAGTTTAACCCACATTTACCTGCAGGGAGACCCACAGAGATCCAACATGGAATCCCATCTATCATTTACCACACCAGCAACCCTTCCAGGACTTTGTACCAATCTTCCCACTGCAACGGCAGTCCTACCAATGGCAGGAGAAGAATCTCCCCATCCTCAAATGCTGAAATGGCTTCAAGACTAGCGGTGGAGGCTGCCAAAATGTCAAACGTCTTTGCAGGCAGGCGGACTCCCTCACCTTTACCTTCTCGAGCAGAGTCAGGGAGGTCAGGGAGTCTCAAGACAGTACAAGGAGGATCTGCAAGCAGTTGTGGGCAAAGCTCCACTGACTCTCTGGAGGAAGACTTGTTGAACTACAGACGCAAAACAGACAAAGCAATACCTCAAACTGGACCAGGACATGTGTCTCCTCACCTCTTATCACACCGAgtcccatctacaccaacgtCTTTAGCTTTGCCTTCTCGGTCAGATCATGAAACGTCGGTCCCACTGCAACAACGGAACCCATCACCTGGTACAGACTTATCCACCCAGCACCTCTACCAGCCACCACAGTACACCAGAAACAGCAAATCAAATACCACCGAGCAAAGGCAGTATGATCATCTCTTTGAAAGACACAGCCCTGAACTCTCCAGAAGACTTCACTCCTGCCAAAATGCAGAGTTATCGCCTGTGAGCTGGACATCCAGGCACCAGGAGTGGAAGGAGGTAACACCAATGCAACATGGGAATGATATCTACAAACACTCAAAGAGACTGAACACCCCAACCAAAGAGGAGTGTCGATGGAAGACGTTCACGGAGGGCTTGCTGACGCCAGCTCCGAGAGAGGACCCTCAGGATCACAGTACGGGGACCGGACCGGCCTCCCAAAGCTCCAGCGGGGTAACGGGCAGCATGGCGGACAGCTCTCAGCTGGACAGAAACGAAAGCCTGTCCCCAGAAACCTCCAGCCAATCCAGCCAGAACACAGGAGACAACGGCTCAGGGATTCAG TCGGACGGCGGCTCGGCGACGACCCCGACGTCACGATCTCAGAGGATCGCCCAGGCCAAgtgggacttcctgtttggggaGCCGGTGGAGAGTCGCTGCTGTAAAG ACGCTCCTCCCACCACGCCCCCGATCAGCAGCTCCCCCAGCCgcatccctccctcctccctccatctgaaGCCCGCCAATCAGAGCAGGGGGCAGAAACTGTCCCATCACAAGGTGCAGCAGATCGAGGTGGActtggtgacctctgacccccgaAGCGTCGCGTCCAAGTCTGGCGTCATCCGCCAAACCATCAAGTACTCTGAGACGGACCTGGACGCCGTGCCGCTGCGCTGCTACAGGGAGACTGACCTGGACGAG GTGATGCGGGCGGAGGCGGAGTCAGCcgaggaggcggaggaagaCTCCGCCTTTCGAACTCAACCCTGCCCCCTGGGAAATTTGAGCCTCAGTTCCATCGACACCTCCCCCAAACCCTGGGCCAGTCGGGGGAGggtgaaggaggaagaagaggatgagggggagggaaaggaggaagaggaggagggggagggaaaggacgaagaggaggaggaggaggaaggtggggTGGCGAGGTGGGCCAGCGTGAGGATGCTGGGAGATCGACAGAGATGGAAAACCGGCGGGACGACGGACGACGAGCCGTTCGGTCCGGTGCGGCAGGG GCCGGTGGAGGCGTCGCCTCGGACCCACGGGGGCCTGAAGTCGCCCATCTCCCTGGGGAGCCCCCGCCGGCCCTCCGACAACCACCTGGACTCCTTCAGCCGCCATTTTGAAAGCATCATGGAGTCCCACCGCGCCAAAGGCACGTCCTACAGCAGCCTGGACAGCGTCGACCTGCTGACCTCCGGATCCACGTCGGTGTTCACCTTCGACCTGCCCACCCTGACGCCAGAGATCCAG AGTCAGATCTGCGACAGCGCCAAGCAGATCATCGAGCTGAGCTTCGCCCCGCTGGCCCGCCTGGACGCGTCGGCCGCGTCCGACGACGTGTCGCGATCCGAAATCACTCTCAGCGCCTCGGGGGCGGGGCCCCACAACGACGGCAGCGGCGGCGAGCCTCCGGTTCGATCCAGGTCGGAGAAAGACTCGAGGCGTCGACCCATCCTGAAAGACGGCTTCCGCAAGGCGATGTCGGTCCCGTCGCTCCACGGCGCCCCCAG GGAGCGGCCGGTGAACCGCCCCCCGGAGCTGCTCTACCCACAGGCCGATGTGGCAGAGCGCCTGGCGCTTGGCGGCAGCGACGACGCGCTGGCCAATGGCATGAAGGCGGACCTGCAGGCCGCCAAGCGTCTCGCCAAACGCCTCTACAACCTGGAAGGATTCAGGAAGTCCGATGTGGCTCCACACCTGAGCAAGAA TAACGTCTTCAGCCAGATGGTGGCGGAGGAATATCTGAACAACTTTAACTTCTCAGGTCTGACCATCGATCAGGCCCTCAG GGCGTTTCTGGGAAAATTCTCTCTGATGGGAGAAACTCAGGAACGAGAACGAGTCCTGGTCCAGTTCTCCAGGAGGTACCGGCAGGGGAACCCGGAGAGCGAGACCTCTGAag acAGCGTCCACACGCTGACCTGTGCTGTGATGCTGCTGAACACGGACCTTCATGGAAAC aatgtgGGGAAGAGGATGTCTTGCAGTCAGTTCATCTCCAACCTGGAAGGTCTCAACGAAGGAAAGGACTTCCCCAAAGATCTGCTgaag GCTCTCTACACCTCCATCAAGAACGAGAAACTCCAGTGGACCAT cgatgaagaggaggtgaggacGTCAGAGCTGCCTGACGTCCGGACAGACTCCGCCTCCCACACCATGAAGCGGCTGGGGAGTGGCGGAAACCCGCTGGTGGGCGTCGCCCAGCAGACCGACAGCGAGCTCTACAAGAGCGGCTTCCTGGTCCGCAAAGTCCACGCCGACCCCGACGGCAAGAGAA CTCCGCGGGGGAAACGGGGATGGAAGTCGTTCTACGCCATGATGAAGGGTCTGGTGCTCTACCTGCAGAAG gACGAGTACCGTGCGGAGCGCGAGCTGACGGAGGAGGACGTGAAGAACGCCGTGTCCGTCCATCACTCCCTCGCCATGAGGGCCGCCGACTACAGCAAGCGAGCCAACGTGTTCTACCTGAGGACGGCGGACTGGAGGGTGTTCCTGTTCCAGGCGCc GAACGCGGAACAGATGCAGTCTTGGATCACGCGCATCAACGTGGTGGCGGCCATGTTTTCGGCGCCGCCGTTTCCCGCGGCGATCGGCTCCCAGAAACGCTTCAGCCGTCCGCTGCTGCCGGGGTCCAACACCAAACTGTCCCAG GAGGAGCAGGTCAAATCCCACGAGAATCGCTTCAGGGCGGTTTCCTCCGAGCTGGCCGACCTCGCCGTCGCCACGCCCGAGAGGAAGGTGAAAGGTCGCGAGCTGGAGGAGCACAAACTCCGACAGGAGTACCTGGAGTTTGAG AAAACGCGCTATGGGACGTACGCCATGCTGCTGCGAGCCAAGCTGTCGAGTGGCGACGAGGACCTGTCGGCCTTCGAGGCGCGGCTGTTTGACGACGGCGGCCTGCAGAGGGCGCACTCCAGCCCCACGCTGCCTCAGGAGGCGGCGAGCAAAGAGAAGCCCGGCGTCCACAAGAAGTCCAAAAGCCTGAAGGTCACGTCCACGACCTCAAGGAGCGGCGGCGACGCCGAAAAGGGAAGCAAGAAGAAGAACGGCGGCGGCAACAACCAGCGGCCGGAGCTGCAGAAGCAGGAAGAGGCGCCGTAA